One window from the genome of Oreochromis niloticus isolate F11D_XX linkage group LG20, O_niloticus_UMD_NMBU, whole genome shotgun sequence encodes:
- the nkain4 gene encoding sodium/potassium-transporting ATPase subunit beta-1-interacting protein 4 isoform X2: MGCCSGRCTLIFICTLQLVLALERQVFDFLGYQWAPILANFFHIIIVILGLFGTIQYRPRYIVVYTVWAAIWVAWNVFVICFYLEVGGLSKDSDLLTFNISAHHSWWSEHGPGCVRREMPQAPGVHTTESHSYITVMGCFMDYQYIEVMHSGAQILVALLGFVYACYVVSAITEEEDSCLRK, from the exons ATGGGCTGCTGCAGCGGACGATGCACTCTCATCTTTATTTGCACTTTACAGCTG GTGTTGGCTTTAGAAAGACAGGTCTTTGACTTCCTTGGTTACCAGTGGGCCCCCATCCTTGCCAACTTCTTCCACATCATCATCGTTATCCTCGGCCTCTTTGGCACTATCCAGTACCGGCCACGCTACATTGTAGTG TACACGGTATGGGCCGCGATCTGGGTAGCCTGGAACGTCTTCGTCATCTGTTTTTACCTGGAAGTAGGAGGCCTGTCCAAG GACAGTGACCTGCTAACATTTAACATCTCAGCTCATCATTCCTGGTGGAGTGAACATGGCCCCGGCTGTGTGCGGAGAGAGATGCCACAGGCTCCTGGGGTCCATACCACGGAGAGCCACTCCTACATCACTGTCATGGGCTGCTTCATGGACTATCAGTACATCGAGGTCATGCACAGTGGGGCACAGATTCTTGTTGCT CTCCTTGGCTTCGTGTACGCCTGCTATGTTGTCAGCGCTATcactgaggaggaggacagCT